A genomic stretch from Numida meleagris isolate 19003 breed g44 Domestic line chromosome 2, NumMel1.0, whole genome shotgun sequence includes:
- the OXR1 gene encoding oxidation resistance protein 1 isoform X11, producing MSFQKPKGTIEYSDPDGVQRKESVVSPAHPCVRTTRVVSSTSEEEEAFTEKFLKINCKYITSGKGTVNGVLLVTPNNIMFDPHKMDPLVQENGCEEYGIMCPMEEVMSAALYKEIMDSKIKDSLSIDVEQLSVRELCHSKRAAKSNTEEMDSRIRDTGNDSASTAPRSTEESLSEDVFTESELSPIREELVSSDELRQDKSSGASSESVQTVNQTSAECLTTILDSKEAGGDLKPSVEMVVNVKQLGTHSIGSEGTEMSVGGQESSESMENILQQSLQGSHVSEEHDKETEMGKSQDSTLGKEPEVESKMREECPHCEDTTDSQKIESTGKGNIEQAQDSETEVEELRKLWKTHTMQQTKQQRENMQQDSQKEISQKTVTSGDGQSEGSSLTKEKRRHRSHKFLCLKVGKPMRKTFVSQASASMQQYAQRDKKHEYWFAVPQERTDHLYVFFIQWSPELYAEDTGESLREPGFIVVKKKEEPETSEESTTEDAAKEWEVVSVAEYHRRIDALNSEELRTLCRRLQITTREDINSKQATNIKTDLEPEAFRPNLSDPSELLQPEQIEKLTKSLPPRTIGYPWTLAYSTAKHGMSLKTLYRTMLGLDTPVLLVIKDSDGQIFGALASEPFKVSDGFYGTGETFLFTFSPDFEVFKWTGDNMFFIKGDMDSLAFGGGGGEFALWLDGDLYHGRSHSCKTFGNHTLSKREDFIIQDIEIWAFE from the exons GGTACAGTCAATGGTGTGCTGCTAGTGACGCCAAATAATATAATGTTTGATCCTCATAAAATGGATCCTCTTGTCCAAGAGAACGGCTGTGAAGAGTATGGCATCATGTGTCCCATGGAAGAAGTGATGTCAGCTGCTTTGTATAAGGAAATTATGGACAGCAAAATTAAGGATTCATTAAGCAT CGATGTAGAACAGCTGTCTGTAAGGGAACTTTGCCATTCCAAGAGAGCTGCAAAGAGcaatacagaagaaatggaTTCCAGGATTCGAGATACAGGCAATGACAGCGCTAGCACTGCTCCAAGGAGTACAGAGGAGTCTCTTTCAGAAGATgtgttcacagaatcagaacTCTCTCCAATACGTGAGGAACTTGTTTCCTCAGATGAGCTTCGACAAGACAAATCTTCGGGAGCATCATCAGAATCTGTCCAAACAGTAAACCAAACTAGTGCAGAATGTTTAACAACCATTTTGGACTCAAAAGAAGCTGGCGGTGACTTAAAACCCAGTGTTGAAATGGTTGTAAATGTTAAACAGTTAGGTACCCACAGCATAGGTTCAGAAGGCACAGAGATGTCTGTTGGAGGACAAGAATCTAGTGAAAGCATGGAGAACATCCTTCAGCAGTCTTTGCAAGGATCACATGTGAGTGAAGAACatgacaaagaaacagaaatgggCAAAAGTCAGGACTCCACACTAGGGAAAGAGCCAGAAGTAGAGAGTAAGATGAGAGAGGAATGTCCACATTGTGAAGATACCACAGACTCTCAAAAGATAGAGTCAACTGGGAAGGGAAACATAGAGCAAGCTCAAGACTCTGAGACAGAAGTTGAGGAACTTCGCAAACTGTGGAAGACCCATACTATgcaacaaaccaaacaacaaagagaaaatatgcagcaggattcacaaaaagaaattagTCAGAAAACTGTGACTTCAGGAGACGGGCAATCAGAAG GTTCTTCCCTTACAAAAGAAAAACGAAGACATCGGTCTCACAAGTTCTTGTGTCTCAAGGTTGGAAAACCtatgagaaaaacatttgtctCGCAAGCAAGTGCATCAATGCAACAATATGCTCAGAGGGATAAAAAACATGAGTACTGGTTTGCTGTTCCTCAAGAAAG GACAGATCACTTGTATGTCTTCTTTATCCAGTGGAGTCCAGAGCTATATGCAGAAGATACTGGGGAATCTCTTCGAGAGCCTGGATTTATAGTggtaaaaaagaaggaagagccTGAAACTAGTGAGGAATCTACTACTGAAGATGCTGCTAAAGAGTGGGAG GTAGTATCAGTGGCTGAGTATCACCGCAGGATCGATGCTCTAAATAGCGAAGAACTGCGCACACTCTGCAGACGTCTCCAG ATAACAACAAGAGAAGATATCAATTCAAAACAGGCAACAAACATCAAAACAGACCTGGAGCCTGAGGCATTTCGGCCAAATCTTAGCGATCCTAGTGAATTACTTCAGCCAGAGCAAATAGAAAAG CTCACAAAGTCTCTTCCACCACGGACCATTGGATATCCATGGACTCTTGCCTACAGTACTGCAAAGCATGGCATGAGTTTGAAGACTCTGTATCGAACTATGCTGGGATTAGATACGCCTGTGTTGTTGGTTATCAAGGACAGTGATGGACAG ATTTTTGGTGCACTAGCTTCTGAACCATTTAAAGTGAGCGATGGATTTTATGGCACTGGGGAGACCTTTCTGTTCACTTTTTCTCCAGATTTTGAG GTTTTCAAATGGACAGGAGACAACATGTTCTTCATTAAAGGCGACATGGATTCCCTTGCTTTTGGTGGAGGAGG TGGGGAATTTGCTCTTTGGCTCGATGGGGATCTCTACCATGGAAGAAGTCATTCATGTAAAACATTTGGGAATCATACGCTTTCTAAGAGAGAAGACTTCATTATTCAAGACATAGAAATTTGGGCTTTTGAATGA
- the OXR1 gene encoding oxidation resistance protein 1 isoform X12, producing the protein MVLLSLFRREMSRLLHVKKGRKHQLVNHKYVLITTREDINSKQATNIKTDLEPEAFRPNLSDPSELLQPEQIEKLTKSLPPRTIGYPWTLAYSTAKHGMSLKTLYRTMLGLDTPVLLVIKDSDGQIFGALASEPFKVSDGFYGTGETFLFTFSPDFEVFKWTGDNMFFIKGDMDSLAFGGGGGEFALWLDGDLYHGRSHSCKTFGNHTLSKREDFIIQDIEIWAFE; encoded by the exons ATGgttcttttgtctctttttagAAGGGAAATGTCTCGTCTCTTGCAtgtgaagaagggaagaaagcatCAGCTAGTTAATCATAAATATGTTCTG ATAACAACAAGAGAAGATATCAATTCAAAACAGGCAACAAACATCAAAACAGACCTGGAGCCTGAGGCATTTCGGCCAAATCTTAGCGATCCTAGTGAATTACTTCAGCCAGAGCAAATAGAAAAG CTCACAAAGTCTCTTCCACCACGGACCATTGGATATCCATGGACTCTTGCCTACAGTACTGCAAAGCATGGCATGAGTTTGAAGACTCTGTATCGAACTATGCTGGGATTAGATACGCCTGTGTTGTTGGTTATCAAGGACAGTGATGGACAG ATTTTTGGTGCACTAGCTTCTGAACCATTTAAAGTGAGCGATGGATTTTATGGCACTGGGGAGACCTTTCTGTTCACTTTTTCTCCAGATTTTGAG GTTTTCAAATGGACAGGAGACAACATGTTCTTCATTAAAGGCGACATGGATTCCCTTGCTTTTGGTGGAGGAGG TGGGGAATTTGCTCTTTGGCTCGATGGGGATCTCTACCATGGAAGAAGTCATTCATGTAAAACATTTGGGAATCATACGCTTTCTAAGAGAGAAGACTTCATTATTCAAGACATAGAAATTTGGGCTTTTGAATGA
- the OXR1 gene encoding oxidation resistance protein 1 isoform X13, with amino-acid sequence MSRLLHVKKGRKHQLVNHKYVLVVSVAEYHRRIDALNSEELRTLCRRLQITTREDINSKQATNIKTDLEPEAFRPNLSDPSELLQPEQIEKLTKSLPPRTIGYPWTLAYSTAKHGMSLKTLYRTMLGLDTPVLLVIKDSDGQIFGALASEPFKVSDGFYGTGETFLFTFSPDFEVFKWTGDNMFFIKGDMDSLAFGGGGGEFALWLDGDLYHGRSHSCKTFGNHTLSKREDFIIQDIEIWAFE; translated from the exons ATGTCTCGTCTCTTGCAtgtgaagaagggaagaaagcatCAGCTAGTTAATCATAAATATGTTCTG GTAGTATCAGTGGCTGAGTATCACCGCAGGATCGATGCTCTAAATAGCGAAGAACTGCGCACACTCTGCAGACGTCTCCAG ATAACAACAAGAGAAGATATCAATTCAAAACAGGCAACAAACATCAAAACAGACCTGGAGCCTGAGGCATTTCGGCCAAATCTTAGCGATCCTAGTGAATTACTTCAGCCAGAGCAAATAGAAAAG CTCACAAAGTCTCTTCCACCACGGACCATTGGATATCCATGGACTCTTGCCTACAGTACTGCAAAGCATGGCATGAGTTTGAAGACTCTGTATCGAACTATGCTGGGATTAGATACGCCTGTGTTGTTGGTTATCAAGGACAGTGATGGACAG ATTTTTGGTGCACTAGCTTCTGAACCATTTAAAGTGAGCGATGGATTTTATGGCACTGGGGAGACCTTTCTGTTCACTTTTTCTCCAGATTTTGAG GTTTTCAAATGGACAGGAGACAACATGTTCTTCATTAAAGGCGACATGGATTCCCTTGCTTTTGGTGGAGGAGG TGGGGAATTTGCTCTTTGGCTCGATGGGGATCTCTACCATGGAAGAAGTCATTCATGTAAAACATTTGGGAATCATACGCTTTCTAAGAGAGAAGACTTCATTATTCAAGACATAGAAATTTGGGCTTTTGAATGA